One genomic region from Thermomicrobium sp. 4228-Ro encodes:
- a CDS encoding TIGR03557 family F420-dependent LLM class oxidoreductase, whose translation MSRLGYSASFEQFHPSDLLRWCQLAEQEGFDSVLAADHFHPWTPEQGQSAFVWAWLGALGATTRLRFGTGVTPPIGYRYHPAVVAQAAATLEAMFPGRFWLGLGAGEALNEHIVGRYWPEPAERIRMLLEAIQVIQKLFTGKVIRHEGTYFKVESAKLYTLPAVPPPVIVGTAGPYMAKKTGELCDGILTPGASDEKLRLLLARFEEGARAAGKDPGRMPRLLQVHVSWAETDEEALENALREWPNGGMAFPKGDIRNPEDFQAMARLVRPEHFQGRVLISADLDRHGEYLQHLIDLGFTEIYVHNVGRNQEAFIRAYGRHVIPHLRWPADAPVAQAARPVAR comes from the coding sequence ATGAGCCGGCTCGGTTATTCGGCGAGTTTCGAGCAGTTCCATCCGAGCGACCTCTTGCGCTGGTGCCAGCTGGCCGAGCAGGAGGGGTTCGACAGCGTGCTGGCCGCCGACCACTTCCATCCCTGGACACCGGAGCAAGGGCAGAGCGCCTTCGTCTGGGCCTGGCTGGGCGCGCTCGGCGCGACGACGCGGCTCCGCTTCGGCACCGGTGTCACGCCACCGATCGGGTACCGCTATCACCCGGCGGTCGTCGCTCAGGCGGCGGCGACGCTGGAGGCGATGTTCCCCGGGCGCTTCTGGCTGGGGCTCGGTGCGGGAGAAGCGCTCAACGAGCACATCGTCGGTCGCTACTGGCCGGAGCCGGCCGAGCGGATCCGCATGCTCCTCGAGGCGATCCAGGTGATCCAGAAGCTCTTCACCGGCAAGGTGATCCGGCACGAGGGGACGTACTTCAAAGTCGAGAGTGCCAAGCTGTACACCCTGCCGGCAGTGCCCCCGCCGGTCATCGTCGGCACGGCCGGGCCGTACATGGCCAAGAAGACCGGCGAGCTCTGCGACGGCATCCTGACGCCGGGCGCCAGCGACGAGAAGCTGCGCCTGCTGCTGGCCCGCTTCGAGGAGGGTGCGCGGGCAGCGGGCAAGGATCCTGGCCGGATGCCGCGCCTGCTCCAGGTGCACGTCTCCTGGGCCGAGACCGACGAGGAGGCGCTCGAGAACGCGCTGCGCGAGTGGCCGAACGGCGGCATGGCGTTCCCGAAGGGAGATATCCGCAATCCCGAGGACTTCCAGGCGATGGCGCGGCTGGTGCGGCCCGAGCACTTCCAGGGGCGCGTGCTCATCTCGGCCGACCTCGACCGGCACGGCGAGTACCTGCAGCACCTCATCGACCTCGGCTTCACCGAGATCTACGTGCACAACGTGGGACGCAACCAGGAAGCGTTCATCCGGGCCTACGGGCGCCACGTCATCCCGCACCTGCGCTGGCCGGCGGACGCCCCGGTCGCGCAGGCGGCTCGACCGGTCGCTCGCTGA
- a CDS encoding trans-sulfuration enzyme family protein, protein MSDAQTEPTATTLCVQAGLEPTPSVTEPLAPPIWPAAAFAYPDLETMEAILAGEQPGFVYARYGVPNHLQLERALARLEDGEAAVVTASGMSAITATLFALTAPGQRVVADVAVYRGTQLLLEHDLARFGVTVELVDCGDRAAVERALATPARLLWVDTLTNPTLRVRDLPQLASLARAAGALLVVDNTFATPFHCRPLAWGAALVVHSTTKSIGGHHDASGGAVIGPAELVEPIRRQVIRFGGRGGAFDAWLIQRGLATLPLRAARSSASALDLATRLASHPAVRRVSYPGLPGHPEHQLARRLLSGGFGAVLAFELAGGEPAVRRFLRPLRLVRFAETLGGTVTTVVHPATTSHRALAPEERRALGIADGLVRLSVGLEDPADLWRDLAQALAAAS, encoded by the coding sequence ATGTCCGACGCGCAGACCGAGCCGACTGCGACGACGCTCTGCGTGCAGGCGGGGCTGGAGCCGACGCCGAGCGTGACCGAGCCGCTCGCGCCACCGATCTGGCCAGCGGCAGCCTTCGCCTACCCCGACCTGGAGACGATGGAAGCGATCCTAGCCGGTGAGCAGCCCGGCTTCGTCTACGCCCGGTACGGAGTGCCGAACCACCTGCAACTGGAGCGAGCCCTGGCCAGGCTCGAGGACGGGGAAGCGGCGGTCGTGACGGCGAGCGGGATGAGCGCGATCACCGCGACGCTCTTCGCGCTGACCGCGCCCGGCCAGCGGGTGGTCGCCGACGTCGCCGTCTACCGCGGTACGCAGCTGCTCCTCGAACACGACCTGGCGCGTTTCGGCGTGACGGTCGAGCTCGTCGATTGCGGCGACCGCGCAGCCGTCGAGCGCGCCCTGGCCACACCGGCCCGGCTCCTCTGGGTGGACACGCTGACCAACCCGACGCTGCGGGTGCGCGACCTCCCCCAGCTCGCCAGCCTGGCCCGCGCTGCTGGCGCGCTGCTCGTCGTGGACAATACCTTCGCGACGCCGTTCCACTGCCGGCCGCTCGCCTGGGGCGCGGCGCTGGTCGTGCACTCGACGACCAAGTCGATCGGCGGACACCACGACGCGAGCGGCGGCGCGGTGATCGGCCCGGCCGAGCTGGTCGAGCCGATCCGGCGCCAGGTGATCCGGTTCGGCGGCCGCGGTGGCGCCTTCGATGCCTGGCTGATCCAGCGCGGGCTGGCGACGCTCCCGCTCCGGGCCGCGCGGAGCAGCGCGAGCGCGCTCGACCTGGCGACCCGGCTGGCGAGCCACCCGGCCGTCCGGCGGGTCTCCTACCCGGGGCTACCGGGCCACCCGGAGCACCAGCTGGCCCGGCGACTCCTGAGCGGCGGCTTCGGGGCCGTCCTGGCTTTCGAGCTGGCTGGGGGCGAGCCAGCGGTCCGGCGCTTCCTGCGCCCGCTCCGTCTCGTACGGTTCGCCGAGACGCTGGGCGGGACGGTGACGACGGTCGTGCACCCAGCGACGACGTCGCACCGGGCGCTCGCCCCCGAGGAACGGCGCGCGCTGGGTATCGCGGACGGGCTCGTGCGGCTCTCGGTCGGGCTGGAGGATCCAGCCGACCTCTGGCGCGACCTCGCCCAGGCGCTGGCGGCAGCCAGCTGA
- a CDS encoding DUF4129 domain-containing protein — translation MRWRVDPLSLALTVSAAAAEALAVAPWVAWLAVLSQAEPAAVPSWLTLAATGLVAFVLARTVLARTADLAWARLLAAGGWLLWTWSWWAVRHTGEPFWGYVPALFRLDSGAVGLALLSALAWWRALVLANEPFPFQGDYLRWAVLRDAAAVGGATLVAALSGGAAAQAAWDRLALAVPSLLLFRLLTAALVQAQAVRLAYPEAGTPVGWIVRSLVLAGAILAAGALASLAAGPALWPRIAQAVTWLFTLVVAVLVTFAVALALVVWWTVRLLAWVLRLLARPGAPGPPPSLPALPELLRPQDVLATLPIPGWLVQGLAVLAGGALLVLLARLVARSVRRLRRAPGAPAASEARERIPLDRSGFLPRWRRSRRLGPALRRGLARPRDVRSAYRAALALLAARGLTRRPSETPLALARRVAQSFPHLSPAFTDLTARYLLARYAERETPDDRAAALADWQELRQRASVRD, via the coding sequence GTGCGCTGGCGCGTTGACCCGCTGTCTCTCGCGCTCACCGTGAGTGCCGCTGCCGCTGAGGCGCTGGCCGTCGCACCCTGGGTCGCCTGGCTCGCAGTCCTCTCCCAGGCCGAGCCAGCCGCCGTGCCCAGCTGGCTCACGCTGGCCGCTACCGGGCTGGTCGCCTTCGTCCTCGCCCGTACGGTGCTCGCGCGGACGGCCGACCTCGCCTGGGCCCGCCTGCTGGCCGCTGGCGGCTGGCTCCTCTGGACGTGGAGCTGGTGGGCGGTACGCCATACCGGGGAGCCGTTCTGGGGGTATGTCCCTGCGCTCTTCCGGCTCGACTCCGGTGCCGTCGGGCTCGCCCTCCTGAGCGCGCTCGCCTGGTGGCGCGCGCTCGTCCTGGCCAATGAGCCGTTCCCGTTCCAGGGCGACTACCTCCGCTGGGCTGTCCTCCGTGACGCGGCGGCGGTCGGTGGCGCGACGCTGGTCGCCGCGCTGAGCGGCGGGGCGGCCGCCCAAGCCGCCTGGGACCGTCTGGCGCTCGCTGTTCCCTCGCTCCTCCTGTTCCGGCTCCTCACCGCAGCGCTCGTCCAGGCGCAGGCAGTGCGGCTCGCTTATCCGGAAGCCGGGACGCCGGTAGGTTGGATCGTCCGGTCGCTCGTCCTCGCCGGGGCGATCCTCGCCGCCGGCGCGCTCGCCAGCCTGGCAGCTGGTCCGGCCCTCTGGCCGCGCATCGCCCAGGCGGTCACCTGGCTCTTCACGCTCGTCGTCGCCGTGCTGGTCACCTTCGCTGTCGCTCTCGCACTGGTGGTCTGGTGGACGGTCCGCCTCCTCGCCTGGGTACTGCGCCTCCTGGCGCGACCGGGCGCACCGGGCCCGCCGCCGAGCCTACCGGCGCTGCCGGAACTCCTCCGCCCGCAGGACGTCCTGGCAACGCTCCCCATACCGGGCTGGCTCGTCCAGGGGCTCGCTGTCCTGGCCGGTGGCGCCCTGCTCGTGCTGCTCGCCCGCCTGGTCGCTCGCTCCGTCCGCCGCCTCCGGCGTGCGCCCGGAGCGCCAGCCGCCAGCGAGGCGCGCGAGCGGATCCCGCTCGACCGGTCGGGGTTTCTCCCTCGCTGGCGGCGCTCACGACGGCTCGGCCCGGCGCTGCGCCGCGGTCTCGCTCGCCCGCGCGACGTGCGCAGCGCCTACCGGGCGGCGCTGGCTCTCCTCGCGGCGCGCGGGCTGACCCGCCGCCCGAGCGAGACGCCGCTCGCCCTCGCCCGGCGAGTCGCCCAGTCGTTCCCGCACCTGTCGCCCGCCTTCACCGACCTCACGGCACGCTACCTCCTCGCCCGCTACGCGGAGCGCGAGACACCCGACGACCGGGCTGCCGCGCTCGCCGACTGGCAGGAGCTGCGCCAGCGCGCCAGCGTGCGCGACTGA
- a CDS encoding DUF58 domain-containing protein, with the protein MERAPSVVPLEREEVLPGTLVAALVLGLAGVALSRPVLALVAFSVAAVLTLALLWRRFGFSRVRYRRSVDPPRVFPGETVTLSLVIENAKLLPLPWVEVVEELPAALTVPDVPLGPSPKPERRVLRTLLAVGAAERVVRRYAGRAVRRGFYRLGPAVLTTGDPFGLARARLEVEAGATLLVYPEIRPVESFGLPAERPLGDAVPLRPLLEDPLRIQGVRPYQPGDSPRQVHWRATARLGELQTRLLERTAAPALALFLDVNTFEHFWEGVRPGELEWAISLTASLAAWGTDQGFPVGLWANAPLVGGERIVRVPPSRHPRQLQRVLEALAMLVPHTGYRLEALLATEARLLPGGSTIVVVTALVTDPLRRTLLALWRQGYGIALLAVACEAGLPTRRGLVVYELEADGALAR; encoded by the coding sequence GTGGAGCGTGCACCGTCGGTCGTCCCGCTCGAGCGCGAGGAAGTCCTGCCCGGTACGCTCGTCGCTGCACTGGTGCTCGGCCTGGCTGGCGTGGCGCTCTCTCGGCCGGTCCTCGCCCTGGTCGCCTTCTCCGTCGCAGCGGTCCTAACGCTCGCGTTGCTCTGGCGCAGGTTCGGTTTCTCCCGTGTCCGCTACCGGCGGAGCGTGGATCCGCCGCGCGTCTTCCCCGGCGAGACGGTGACGCTGAGCCTCGTCATCGAGAACGCCAAGCTCTTGCCGCTTCCCTGGGTCGAGGTCGTCGAGGAACTGCCTGCTGCGCTCACTGTACCCGATGTGCCCCTCGGCCCCTCGCCCAAGCCGGAGCGCCGGGTCCTCCGCACGCTGCTCGCGGTCGGTGCAGCGGAACGGGTCGTGCGGCGCTACGCTGGCCGAGCGGTACGCCGTGGCTTCTACCGGCTCGGTCCCGCAGTGCTGACGACCGGCGACCCTTTCGGCCTGGCGAGAGCCCGGCTCGAGGTGGAAGCCGGTGCGACGCTGCTCGTCTACCCGGAGATCCGGCCGGTCGAATCGTTCGGCCTCCCGGCCGAACGCCCGCTCGGCGATGCCGTGCCGCTGCGCCCGCTGCTCGAGGATCCGCTCCGCATCCAGGGTGTCCGTCCCTACCAGCCGGGTGACTCGCCGCGGCAGGTCCACTGGCGAGCCACCGCACGACTGGGTGAACTCCAGACGCGCCTGCTCGAGCGGACGGCTGCGCCAGCGCTCGCGCTCTTCCTCGACGTCAACACCTTCGAGCACTTTTGGGAGGGGGTACGCCCCGGCGAACTCGAATGGGCGATCTCCCTCACTGCCTCGCTGGCTGCCTGGGGGACAGACCAGGGGTTCCCGGTCGGCCTCTGGGCCAACGCACCACTGGTCGGTGGCGAGCGGATCGTGCGCGTGCCGCCCAGCCGCCACCCGCGCCAGCTCCAGCGGGTGCTGGAGGCGCTCGCCATGCTGGTCCCGCACACGGGCTACCGCCTCGAGGCGCTGCTCGCCACCGAAGCGCGTCTCTTGCCGGGTGGCTCGACCATCGTCGTCGTGACGGCGCTGGTCACCGACCCGCTCCGGCGGACGCTGCTGGCGCTCTGGCGCCAGGGATACGGGATCGCGCTCCTCGCGGTGGCCTGCGAGGCCGGGCTCCCCACCCGGCGCGGGCTCGTGGTCTACGAGCTGGAGGCCGACGGTGCGCTGGCGCGTTGA